In the Sarcophilus harrisii chromosome 3, mSarHar1.11, whole genome shotgun sequence genome, one interval contains:
- the SLC1A5 gene encoding neutral amino acid transporter B(0), which produces MVAETVPGSPKPRAANGAGPPSAQPSGCCGGLRVPRVRSCLRANLLVLLTLAGVAAGAAVGLAVARWGPRLSPAQLVAFSFPGELLLRLLRLIILPLVVCSLVGGAASLDPASLGRMGGWALLFFLLTTLLASALGVGLAFALNPGVGTQARETQQAQLPPTKEVLDSFLDLFRNIFPDNLVSAAFRSYSTEYELNNSNMTLTKSPLAGSGRMNILGLVVFAMVLGVALRKMGAEGELLIRFFNSFNEATMIMVSWIMWYAPVGIMFLIAGKIVEMEDVGQLFASLGKYVCCCILGHIIHGLLVPLIYFVVTRKNPYRFLWGIVPALATAFGTSSRAACLRALVTCCEAEESRVSKHISRFILPIGATVNMDGAALFQCVAAVFIAQLNNVPLKFIQVLTILITATASSVGAAGIPAGGVLTLAIILEAISLPTKDISFILAVDWLVDRFCTIINVEGDAFGAGLLQCYVDRHGVGLDGLGPELTEVKDTVAVVALSPEADPLILRKVQPGGLGPGPTFRSVGLGAAPRGISG; this is translated from the exons ATGGTGGCGGAGACGGTCCCGGGAAGTCCCAAGCCGCGCGCGGCCAACGGCGCGGGCCCCCCCAGCGCCCAGCCCTCCGGCTGCTGCGGGGGGCTGCGGGTGCCGCGGGTGCGCTCGTGCCTGCGCGCCAACCTGCTGGTGCTGCTGACCTTGGCCGGCGTGGCGGCCGGCGCGGCCGTGGGCTTGGCCGTGGCGCGCTGGGGGCCGCGCCTGAGCCCCGCGCAGCTGGTGGCCTTCTCGTTCCCGGGCGAGCTCCTGCTGCGCCTGCTGCGCCTGATCATCCTGCCGCTGGTGGTGTGCAGCCTGGTAGGCGGCGCCGCCAGCCTGGACCCGGCCTCGCTCGGCCGCATGGGCGGCTGGGCGCTGCTCTTCTTCCTGCTCACCACGCTGCTGGCCTCTGCCCTGGGCGTCGGACTGGCCTTCGCCCTGAACCCCGGAGTGGGCACCCAGGCCCGCGAGACGCAGCAAGCGCAGCTGCCCCCCACCAAGGAGGTGCTCGACTCCTTCCTGGACCTCTTCAG GAATATCTTTCCAGATAACCTTGTGTCGGCTGCCTTCCGCTCT TATTCCACCGAGTACGAGCTGAATAACTCCAACATGACCCTGACGAAG TCCCCATTGGCGGGAAGTGGAAGGATGAACATCCTGGGGCTGGTGGTGTTCGCCATGGTGCTCGGGGTCGCCCTCCGGAAGATGGGCGCAGAAGGGGAGCTGCTCATCCGCTTCTTCAACTCCTTCAACGAGGCCACGATGATCATGGTGTCCTGGATCATGTG GTACGCCCCCGTGGGCATCATGTTCCTGATCGCGGGCAAGATCGTGGAGATGGAGGACGTGGGCCAGCTCTTTGCCAGCCTGGGCAAGTACGTGTGCTGCTGCATCCTGGGGCACATCATCCACGGGCTGCTGGTGCCCCTCATCTACTTCGTGGTCACGCGCAAGAACCCTTACCGCTTCCTGTGGGGGATCGTGCCGGCGCTGGCCACGGCCTTCGGGACCTCCTCCAG GGCCGCGTGCCTCCGGGCCTTGGTCACCTGCTGCGAGGCGGAG GAAAGCAGGGTCTCCAAACACATCAGCCGGTTCATCCTGCCCATCGGGGCCACGGTCAACATGGACGGCGCCGCCCTCTTCCAGTGCGTGGCCGCTGTCTTTATTGCCCAGCTGAACAACGTGCCCCTCAAGTTCATCCAAGTCCTCACCATCCT CATCACGGCCACGGCCTCGAGCGTGGGGGCGGCTGGCATCCCGGCGGGGGGCGTGCTGACCCTGGCTATCATCCTGGAGGCCATCAGTCTGCCCACCAAAGACATCTCCTTCATCCTGGCGGTGGATTGGCTGGT GGACCGCTTCTGCACCATCATCAACGTGGAAGGGGACGCCTTTGGGGCCGGCCTGCTGCAGTGCTACGTGGACCGCCACGGGGTGGGCCTGGACGGGCTGGGGCCCGAGCTGACCGAGGTCAAAGACACCGTGGCCGTGGTGGCCCTGTCCCCTGAGGCCGACCCCCTCATTCTCAGGAAAGTCCAGCCTGGCGGCCTGGGGCCCGGGCCCACCTTTCGGTCAGTGGGGCTGGGGGCAGCTCCCAGGGGGATCTCGGGCTGA